A region from the Pirellulaceae bacterium genome encodes:
- a CDS encoding beta-ketoacyl-[acyl-carrier-protein] synthase family protein codes for MLLATMSPSLLFKAGLFAFFRVPVDPLMDQSRQVVITGIGVVSPIGVGREPFWSSLRESQSGVTRLEFLASSESPVDIGASLKDFDGKQYIKPRKALKVMCREIQTACSAAALAVADSGLTQSDTDPERKGAVFGSQMLYGDINDYEDLFRGSSPDGEFNFEQFGESFPNRMYPLWMLKNLPNMAACHIAIAHDARGPNNSIVLGEVGSLVALDEAVRAIQRDVADVMIVGGTGTRLEITGWIYRGALHLSQRNDQPAAASRPFDADRDGMVNGEGAGALILESRQHAEQRCAEILAVVHGFGSSFATKPSLKSRAIQNSIQNALKAAGADASDLGHVNAHGLSTIENDRAEANAIREALGDVSVTALKSQFGNLGAGGGAVELIGSVLALQHREVPPTINYETPDSSCPVNVIHGVSQTVTKPLAMKLNQSQTGQSVALVIGVNE; via the coding sequence ATGCTCCTAGCTACGATGAGTCCGTCTCTGCTATTTAAAGCAGGTTTGTTCGCCTTTTTCCGGGTTCCCGTTGATCCGTTGATGGACCAATCACGTCAAGTTGTGATAACAGGTATTGGCGTCGTCAGCCCAATTGGGGTTGGGCGTGAGCCGTTCTGGTCGTCGCTGCGCGAATCGCAGAGTGGTGTGACGCGGTTAGAGTTTCTGGCTTCGAGCGAGTCGCCGGTCGATATTGGTGCCTCGTTGAAGGATTTTGACGGCAAGCAATACATTAAGCCGCGAAAAGCTTTGAAGGTCATGTGCCGTGAAATTCAGACCGCTTGTTCGGCTGCGGCGTTGGCCGTCGCCGACTCAGGATTGACTCAATCCGATACGGATCCCGAGCGGAAAGGTGCCGTGTTTGGCAGTCAGATGTTGTATGGCGACATCAACGACTATGAGGATTTGTTTCGGGGTAGCAGCCCGGATGGCGAGTTCAACTTTGAGCAGTTCGGCGAGAGTTTTCCAAATCGGATGTATCCCCTTTGGATGCTCAAGAATCTTCCCAACATGGCTGCATGTCATATTGCCATTGCGCACGATGCGCGGGGACCGAACAATTCGATTGTACTGGGCGAAGTTGGCAGTCTGGTTGCTTTGGATGAAGCGGTACGTGCAATCCAACGTGATGTGGCTGACGTGATGATTGTCGGTGGGACGGGAACACGTCTGGAAATTACCGGTTGGATTTATCGCGGCGCCTTGCATCTTTCGCAACGAAACGATCAACCGGCTGCCGCGAGCCGACCGTTTGATGCGGATCGGGATGGCATGGTCAACGGGGAAGGCGCGGGGGCGTTAATTCTAGAAAGTCGCCAACATGCGGAACAGCGCTGTGCGGAGATTTTGGCCGTGGTGCATGGATTTGGAAGTTCGTTTGCGACGAAGCCGTCGCTCAAGTCGCGAGCCATTCAAAACTCCATTCAAAACGCTCTGAAGGCAGCCGGCGCCGATGCTTCCGACCTGGGCCACGTCAATGCTCATGGGTTGAGCACCATCGAGAATGATCGTGCGGAAGCCAATGCGATTCGCGAGGCGTTAGGTGATGTGTCCGTCACAGCGCTCAAAAGCCAGTTTGGAAATCTGGGCGCTGGAGGTGGCGCGGTGGAGCTGATCGGCAGCGTTCTGGCGTTACAACACAGGGAAGTGCCGCCCACGATCAATTATGAGACTCCCGATTCCAGCTGCCCGGTGAATGTGATTCATGGGGTTTCCCAAACGGTCACCAAGCCACTTGCCATGAAGCTAAATCAGTCGCAAACAGGACAATCGGTGGCGCTCGTAATCGGTGTGAACGAGTAA
- a CDS encoding SUMF1/EgtB/PvdO family nonheme iron enzyme, giving the protein MKNLLTVVAFHCFPQLAITLIVVSGMGTLFADDSIGLVQEQPQEGRFVKTDRGYMIPYKVALPYADVEFEMIPVAGGTFLMGSPASEDNRDDSEGPQREVTIEPFWIGKHEVSWRNYKPYMRMYDLFKDFETEEIRKVTDDNRLDSVTAPTPLYEPSFTFVNGDEPNLPAVTMSHFAARQYTKWLSGMVDYFYRLPTEAEWEYACRAGTKSAYSFGDNSDKIDEYAWYSDNSDDTYHPIGEKKPNAWGIHDMHGNVAELVLDQYQADAYQKGGKSLNGDATVVWSTKMFPHVVRGGSWYDDDDQLRSAARLQTENWREEDPNLPKSPWWFTDEPALNIGFRLVRPLNAPKNKEARNKYWKIDNETLQWNVSDRMEEGRGVYGLSNPDLPAAIEKNKKR; this is encoded by the coding sequence ATGAAAAATTTGCTGACCGTTGTCGCTTTCCATTGTTTCCCCCAATTGGCGATTACGTTAATTGTCGTTTCCGGGATGGGAACTCTGTTTGCGGACGACTCGATTGGCTTGGTTCAGGAGCAGCCCCAGGAAGGCCGCTTCGTGAAGACTGATCGCGGCTACATGATCCCATACAAGGTGGCACTGCCTTACGCAGACGTCGAGTTCGAAATGATCCCGGTCGCTGGCGGCACCTTTTTGATGGGCAGCCCCGCAAGTGAGGACAACCGCGATGATTCCGAGGGTCCTCAACGAGAGGTGACGATCGAGCCGTTTTGGATTGGCAAGCATGAAGTCAGTTGGCGTAACTACAAACCGTACATGCGGATGTATGACCTTTTCAAGGACTTTGAGACGGAGGAGATACGCAAAGTCACGGACGATAACCGACTTGATTCGGTCACGGCCCCAACTCCACTTTATGAACCAAGCTTCACCTTTGTGAACGGAGACGAGCCAAATCTTCCGGCGGTCACGATGTCGCATTTCGCCGCACGGCAGTACACAAAATGGCTAAGCGGCATGGTCGATTATTTCTATCGCTTACCGACGGAAGCGGAATGGGAATATGCCTGTCGAGCCGGTACAAAGTCTGCCTATTCATTTGGAGACAACTCGGACAAGATCGACGAGTACGCTTGGTATTCCGACAACTCCGACGACACTTACCATCCGATCGGCGAGAAAAAGCCCAATGCCTGGGGAATTCACGATATGCACGGCAACGTGGCGGAACTTGTCCTCGATCAGTACCAAGCAGATGCCTATCAAAAAGGTGGCAAGTCATTAAACGGGGACGCGACCGTTGTATGGAGCACAAAAATGTTTCCTCACGTTGTCCGTGGTGGCAGCTGGTATGACGACGACGATCAACTTCGCAGCGCGGCTCGGCTGCAAACCGAGAATTGGCGAGAAGAAGATCCCAATCTTCCCAAGAGCCCTTGGTGGTTCACTGATGAACCGGCTCTAAACATTGGTTTCCGGCTCGTGCGTCCATTGAACGCTCCCAAGAACAAAGAAGCTCGCAACAAGTATTGGAAAATCGACAACGAAACGTTGCAGTGGAACGTGAGCGATCGCATGGAAGAAGGTCGGGGCGTGTATGGATTGTCCAACCCGGATCTGCCAGCGGCGATCGAGAAAAACAAAAAGCGTTAG
- a CDS encoding fatty acid desaturase, whose amino-acid sequence MNQASDHSQFSLTGARQIVQDCFKPNPWIYWGDFLVSYSLGMFCFQQSRGAGMLSPHQGFTGEFSQLFFFFASCLLFYRCALFIHEVVHHRNGALPVFRLAWNLICGIPFLMPSFVYYTHIDHHRRSHYGTDADGEYIAMAHRRPWYILFYLSWCLVIPVAAVVRFLILTPIAWTIPGARAFIHRHASSMVMDPTYLRPLPTKRTKRIIYLQEAACFAWCLGVAIVPPVFLGRWPLPFLIHGYLIAVVIVLLNSIRTLGSHRWTNQGGEMTFVDQLTDSVNFPNSPLTSELWAPVGCRFHGLHHLFPSMPYHHMAKAHQRLMEQLPADSPYRKTVGESLPAVLFKLWQRSRNTEDPASETIRRIPGKSQRQREQSVKET is encoded by the coding sequence ATGAATCAAGCCTCGGATCACTCCCAGTTCTCGCTAACGGGTGCGAGACAAATTGTCCAAGATTGTTTTAAACCCAACCCCTGGATCTACTGGGGCGATTTCCTGGTTAGTTATAGCCTGGGAATGTTCTGCTTCCAACAATCGCGGGGAGCCGGCATGCTAAGCCCACATCAAGGCTTCACCGGCGAGTTCTCACAGCTTTTTTTCTTTTTTGCATCCTGCTTGTTGTTTTATCGCTGTGCCTTGTTCATCCACGAGGTGGTCCACCACCGAAACGGTGCTCTGCCGGTATTCCGCTTGGCTTGGAACTTGATCTGCGGCATTCCATTTCTCATGCCGTCATTTGTCTACTACACGCACATTGATCACCACCGTCGCAGCCACTACGGAACCGATGCTGATGGTGAGTACATCGCCATGGCGCACCGACGGCCTTGGTACATCCTGTTCTATCTGAGTTGGTGCCTCGTCATCCCAGTGGCCGCTGTCGTCCGCTTCTTAATTTTGACACCCATCGCCTGGACAATTCCCGGTGCTCGTGCCTTTATTCATCGTCACGCTTCCTCCATGGTGATGGATCCAACCTATCTACGTCCGTTACCGACAAAACGAACGAAGCGGATCATCTACCTGCAAGAAGCCGCTTGTTTTGCCTGGTGCCTGGGAGTTGCGATCGTGCCACCTGTGTTCCTGGGTCGCTGGCCCCTTCCCTTCTTGATCCACGGCTACTTAATTGCGGTCGTCATCGTGTTGCTGAACTCCATACGAACTCTGGGATCCCACCGGTGGACCAATCAGGGTGGCGAGATGACCTTTGTTGATCAGTTGACCGATTCCGTCAACTTCCCCAATTCACCGCTGACTAGCGAGTTGTGGGCCCCCGTCGGCTGTCGCTTTCATGGCCTGCACCATCTTTTTCCGTCGATGCCGTACCATCACATGGCAAAAGCTCATCAGCGGTTGATGGAACAGTTACCTGCCGACTCACCTTATCGCAAGACCGTGGGTGAATCACTGCCGGCCGTGCTGTTCAAGTTGTGGCAACGAAGCCGTAACACGGAAGACCCGGCCTCGGAAACCATTCGCCGAATTCCGGGAAAATCACAGCGGCAGCGTGAACAATCTGTCAAGGAAACTTAA